From one Heterodontus francisci isolate sHetFra1 chromosome 17, sHetFra1.hap1, whole genome shotgun sequence genomic stretch:
- the LOC137379265 gene encoding immunoglobulin lambda-1 light chain-like isoform X2, producing MLANNVLQYLSILGIIFTGYSETSVKVTQLPESASTNMGTNISFHCTLPFFQDGPPVKVYWWKEGENHFLSTGQDDRKVIGFKTKFSGFLRIINVSVQDSGVYYCTVTHRGKIVGNGTGSKLVVTVPPTLLKITSQEPKQDPSASLTVVCTTSPFYPENISIVWYKDGTRTSTGINQIIERNTDGLYEASSQLQETHPVLPGTIYTCLVSHSTLHFPATYIATYLSTDRRGCKSALRCNTIDRLQT from the exons ATGTTGGCGAATAATGTACTTCAGTACCTCTCTATTCTGGGAATCATTTTCACAG GCTACAGCGAAACGTCGGTCAAAGTGACTCAGCTCCCTGAGAGTGCGAGCACAAACATGGGTACAAACATCTCCTTTCATTGCACGCTTCCCTTCTTTCAAGACGGCCCACCTGTGAAAGTCTACTGGTGGAAGGAGGGTGAGAATCATTTTTTAAGCACAGGACAAGATGATAGAAAAGTAATTGGCTTCAAGACTAAATTCAGCGGCTTCCTTCGGATAATCAATGTGAGTGTACAGGACTCAGGAGTATACTATTGCACTGTCACTCATCGAGGCAAAATCGTTGGAAACGGAACAGGGTCGAAATTAGTTGTAACGG TTCCGCCAACTCTACTGAAAATTACGTCTCAGGAACCTAAacaagatccttctgcatctctgaCTGTTGTGTGCACGACATCTCCCTTTTACCCGGAGAATATCAGCATCGTTTGGTATAAGGATGGCACCAGAACTTCAACAGGGATAAATCAAATTATTGAACGCAACACCGATGGACTATATGAAGCTTCCAGTCAGTTGCAAGAGACGCATCCTGTCTTGCCCGGGACCATTTACACCTGCCTGGTGTCTCACAGTACCCTCCACTTTCCAGCCACTTACATTGCTACATATCTCAGCACAG ACAGACGCGGATGCAAAAGCGCCTTACGTTGCAATACCATTGACAGACTCCAAACATAA
- the LOC137379265 gene encoding immunoglobulin lambda-1 light chain-like isoform X1, whose amino-acid sequence MLANNVLQYLSILGIIFTGYSETSVKVTQLPESASTNMGTNISFHCTLPFFQDGPPVKVYWWKEGENHFLSTGQDDRKVIGFKTKFSGFLRIINVSVQDSGVYYCTVTHRGKIVGNGTGSKLVVTVPPTLLKITSQEPKQDPSASLTVVCTTSPFYPENISIVWYKDGTRTSTGINQIIERNTDGLYEASSQLQETHPVLPGTIYTCLVSHSTLHFPATYIATYLSTDRENISHSLLISRCAWGGFVFLMVAFIIGMQCHLKRIKTDADAKAPYVAIPLTDSKHNYRDKL is encoded by the exons ATGTTGGCGAATAATGTACTTCAGTACCTCTCTATTCTGGGAATCATTTTCACAG GCTACAGCGAAACGTCGGTCAAAGTGACTCAGCTCCCTGAGAGTGCGAGCACAAACATGGGTACAAACATCTCCTTTCATTGCACGCTTCCCTTCTTTCAAGACGGCCCACCTGTGAAAGTCTACTGGTGGAAGGAGGGTGAGAATCATTTTTTAAGCACAGGACAAGATGATAGAAAAGTAATTGGCTTCAAGACTAAATTCAGCGGCTTCCTTCGGATAATCAATGTGAGTGTACAGGACTCAGGAGTATACTATTGCACTGTCACTCATCGAGGCAAAATCGTTGGAAACGGAACAGGGTCGAAATTAGTTGTAACGG TTCCGCCAACTCTACTGAAAATTACGTCTCAGGAACCTAAacaagatccttctgcatctctgaCTGTTGTGTGCACGACATCTCCCTTTTACCCGGAGAATATCAGCATCGTTTGGTATAAGGATGGCACCAGAACTTCAACAGGGATAAATCAAATTATTGAACGCAACACCGATGGACTATATGAAGCTTCCAGTCAGTTGCAAGAGACGCATCCTGTCTTGCCCGGGACCATTTACACCTGCCTGGTGTCTCACAGTACCCTCCACTTTCCAGCCACTTACATTGCTACATATCTCAGCACAG ATCGTGAAAACATCTCCCATTCCTTACTGATTTCTAGATGTGCATGGGGTGGATTTGTATTTCTAATGGTGGCTTTCATTATTGGGATGCAATGTCATTTAAAAAGAATAAAG ACAGACGCGGATGCAAAAGCGCCTTACGTTGCAATACCATTGACAGACTCCAAACATAACTACAGGGATAAACTTTAA
- the LOC137379265 gene encoding SMH class II histocompatibility antigen, beta-1 chain-like isoform X3: MLANNVLQYLSILGIIFTGYSETSVKVTQLPESASTNMGTNISFHCTLPFFQDGPPVKVYWWKEVPPTLLKITSQEPKQDPSASLTVVCTTSPFYPENISIVWYKDGTRTSTGINQIIERNTDGLYEASSQLQETHPVLPGTIYTCLVSHSTLHFPATYIATYLSTDRENISHSLLISRCAWGGFVFLMVAFIIGMQCHLKRIKTDADAKAPYVAIPLTDSKHNYRDKL; encoded by the exons ATGTTGGCGAATAATGTACTTCAGTACCTCTCTATTCTGGGAATCATTTTCACAG GCTACAGCGAAACGTCGGTCAAAGTGACTCAGCTCCCTGAGAGTGCGAGCACAAACATGGGTACAAACATCTCCTTTCATTGCACGCTTCCCTTCTTTCAAGACGGCCCACCTGTGAAAGTCTACTGGTGGAAGGAGG TTCCGCCAACTCTACTGAAAATTACGTCTCAGGAACCTAAacaagatccttctgcatctctgaCTGTTGTGTGCACGACATCTCCCTTTTACCCGGAGAATATCAGCATCGTTTGGTATAAGGATGGCACCAGAACTTCAACAGGGATAAATCAAATTATTGAACGCAACACCGATGGACTATATGAAGCTTCCAGTCAGTTGCAAGAGACGCATCCTGTCTTGCCCGGGACCATTTACACCTGCCTGGTGTCTCACAGTACCCTCCACTTTCCAGCCACTTACATTGCTACATATCTCAGCACAG ATCGTGAAAACATCTCCCATTCCTTACTGATTTCTAGATGTGCATGGGGTGGATTTGTATTTCTAATGGTGGCTTTCATTATTGGGATGCAATGTCATTTAAAAAGAATAAAG ACAGACGCGGATGCAAAAGCGCCTTACGTTGCAATACCATTGACAGACTCCAAACATAACTACAGGGATAAACTTTAA